The uncultured Fretibacterium sp. genome includes a region encoding these proteins:
- a CDS encoding thioredoxin domain-containing protein, translating into MPVELTKENCDAEVKQASGVVVMDFWGPACGPCMALMPKYLEIAEKYEGKAKFCKVDTSQNKRVAINFKVMSLPTILFYKDGAEVARLGGADATAENIEAKVKELIG; encoded by the coding sequence ATGCCTGTCGAGTTGACGAAGGAGAACTGCGACGCCGAGGTGAAGCAGGCCAGTGGTGTGGTCGTCATGGACTTCTGGGGCCCCGCATGCGGCCCCTGCATGGCGCTGATGCCCAAGTACCTGGAGATTGCCGAGAAATACGAGGGCAAGGCTAAGTTCTGCAAGGTGGATACGTCTCAGAACAAGCGCGTGGCCATCAACTTCAAGGTCATGAGCCTGCCGACCATCCTGTTCTATAAGGACGGCGCGGAGGTGGCCCGCCTTGGCGGCGCCGACGCCACGGCCGAGAACATCGAGGCCAAGGTCAAGGAGCTGATCGGGTAA
- a CDS encoding glycine/sarcosine/betaine reductase component B subunit: protein MRLELHRLFVKHLKFGEKTGFADGTLTVNKKELLDLIAEDPLLGKKLDVDLAMPGESVRIIPVKDVVEPRWKIEGKGQVFPGMLSDVETVGEGKTLVLSGAAVVTAGKLVRFQEGIIDMSGPGAEYTPYSQTCNVVLVLEPSDPNMDKHDYEQACRIAGVKAAAYLARCCADVKADKVEVYNHANIKEAMWAHPGLPKVGYIYMLQTQGLLHDTYLYGVDVKKILPTLISPLEVMDGAITSGNCVSACDKNSTYVHQNNPVIADMLKRHGRDFNFVTCIATNENVTLADKRRSSSYATKLAAMLGLDGVVITEEGFGNPDADLVMNCWKAERLGIKTALLTDEYAGQDGASQSLADSCPEGDACVTAGNANEVIVLPPMKKVIGYAEEANVIAGGWDGSLATDGTITVELQAITGATSELGYTKLGAYTL, encoded by the coding sequence TTGCGGTTGGAACTCCATAGGCTTTTTGTGAAGCATCTGAAGTTCGGGGAGAAGACCGGTTTTGCGGACGGGACACTGACCGTCAACAAAAAGGAACTGCTCGACCTGATAGCCGAGGATCCTCTCTTGGGTAAGAAGCTGGACGTTGACCTGGCCATGCCCGGAGAGAGCGTCCGCATCATACCGGTGAAGGATGTCGTCGAGCCCCGCTGGAAGATCGAGGGTAAGGGACAGGTGTTCCCGGGGATGCTGAGCGACGTCGAGACCGTCGGAGAGGGCAAGACCCTCGTCCTCTCGGGCGCGGCCGTCGTGACGGCGGGCAAGCTGGTGCGCTTCCAGGAGGGCATCATCGATATGTCCGGCCCCGGCGCGGAGTACACGCCCTATTCCCAGACCTGCAACGTCGTCCTTGTGCTGGAGCCGTCCGATCCCAACATGGACAAGCACGACTACGAGCAGGCCTGTCGTATCGCAGGCGTGAAGGCGGCCGCCTATCTGGCACGCTGCTGCGCCGATGTGAAGGCCGACAAGGTAGAGGTCTACAACCACGCCAACATCAAGGAGGCCATGTGGGCCCACCCCGGTCTGCCCAAGGTGGGTTACATCTACATGCTCCAGACCCAGGGCCTGCTGCACGACACCTACCTCTACGGCGTGGACGTCAAGAAGATCCTACCGACGCTCATCTCGCCGCTCGAGGTCATGGACGGCGCCATCACGTCGGGCAACTGCGTCTCCGCCTGCGACAAGAACAGCACCTACGTGCACCAGAACAACCCCGTCATCGCGGACATGCTGAAGCGCCACGGGCGTGACTTCAACTTCGTGACCTGCATCGCGACGAACGAGAACGTCACCCTGGCCGACAAGCGCCGCAGCTCCAGCTACGCCACCAAGCTGGCGGCCATGCTGGGCCTCGACGGCGTGGTCATCACGGAGGAGGGCTTCGGCAACCCCGACGCCGACTTGGTGATGAACTGCTGGAAGGCGGAGCGCCTTGGCATCAAGACCGCGCTGCTGACGGATGAGTACGCCGGACAGGACGGCGCGAGCCAGTCCCTGGCCGATTCCTGCCCCGAGGGCGACGCCTGCGTCACGGCGGGCAACGCCAACGAGGTCATCGTCCTGCCGCCCATGAAGAAGGTCATCGGCTATGCCGAGGAGGCCAACGTCATCGCGGGAGGCTGGGACGGCTCCCTGGCCACGGACGGCACCATCACGGTGGAGCTCCAGGCCATCACCGGCGCCACCAGCGAGCTGGGCTACACGAAGCTGGGCGCCTACACGCTTTAA
- a CDS encoding GrdX family protein, with the protein MQNNTVLVTNNEELSRIVRNGRFVEGSSLDVLVSVRSSVHLGGRLLTHPLCGNLRPYQQPFRSVLIQEFPGALVDLESLSLIENAVAVYRSCEDRMLLPESLDEPTRADYAFIDGELMRESLERYGMLPRHTALPPAALLTHSPD; encoded by the coding sequence ATGCAGAACAACACCGTACTCGTCACCAACAACGAAGAGCTCTCGCGGATCGTCCGAAATGGGCGTTTTGTGGAGGGGTCGTCTTTGGACGTTCTCGTGTCTGTCCGAAGCTCCGTACACCTTGGCGGGCGCCTTCTCACCCACCCCCTCTGCGGCAATCTCAGACCCTACCAGCAGCCCTTTCGTTCCGTCCTCATCCAGGAGTTCCCGGGAGCTCTCGTGGACCTGGAGTCCCTGTCTCTCATCGAAAATGCGGTGGCCGTATACAGGAGCTGCGAGGATCGCATGCTCCTTCCCGAGAGCCTGGATGAACCGACCCGTGCGGATTACGCCTTCATCGACGGCGAGTTGATGAGGGAGAGTCTGGAGCGGTATGGCATGTTGCCGCGTCATACGGCGTTGCCGCCCGCCGCGCTGCTTACCCATAGTCCAGATTAA